In Arachis stenosperma cultivar V10309 chromosome 1, arast.V10309.gnm1.PFL2, whole genome shotgun sequence, one DNA window encodes the following:
- the LOC130983559 gene encoding uncharacterized protein LOC130983559: MSHYRHKNCLLEGGPWKDICQLQTRNQHLRDKMVAGLSMEVGDGRRTRFWEDVWLVGGSLKDRFPRLFSVSNQVGSVIGECGFWDGFEWVWSFQWRRELFQWELELLSALHESLRPVKLINNREDRVVWKYDRRGIFTTNSFVQVMQEELIPEEVTSYSFTRTIWKGLVPPRVELFVWFVLIGRVNTKDRLSRLGIISQDDITCVLCNNEVEDVRHLFLGCVFAWQVWSAWILAFGRRWTYPGSMKEHFISWTEEPRRLEERNHRLRCFSAIVWNLWLERNRRVFQQTSKGVEEIINMSSNSAKEWSDGDPFSC; this comes from the coding sequence ATGAGCCACTATCGACACAAGAACTGCCTGCTAGAGGGGGGACCATGGAAGGATATTTGCCAGCTACAAACTAGGAACCAACATTTAAGGGATAAGATGGTTGCAGGCCTGTCCATGGAGGTTGGTGACGGACGCCGGACTCGGTTTTGGGAGGATGTCTGGTTGGTTGGGGGGTCTCTAAAGGATCGTTTTCCGAGGCTCTTCTCTGTTTCAAATCAAGTTGGATCTGTTATAGGGGAGTGTGGTTTTTGGGATGGGTTTGAGTGGGTTTGGAGTTTCCAATGGAGGAGAGAGCTCTTCCAATGGGAGTTGGAACTTCTGagtgcattgcatgagtctttgAGACCTGTGAAATTAATTAACAACAGAGAGGACAGAGTGGTATGGAAATATGATAGGCGAGGTATTTTTACAactaactcatttgtgcagGTGATGCAGGAGGAGCTGATCCCAGAGGAGGTAACTAGTTACAGCTTCACCCGGACTATTTGGAAGGGGTTGGTTCCGCCTAGAGTGGAGCTGTTTGTTTGGTTTGTTCTAATAGGAAGAGTGAATACAAAGGACAGGTTGAGCCGGTTGGGAATCATCAGCCAGGACGATATTACTTGTGTTCTTTGTAACAACGAGGTGGAAGATGTACGTCACTTGTTTCTAGGATGTGTATTTGCTTGGCAGGTGTGGAGCGCTTGGATCTTAGCTTTTGGCCGACGCTGGACTTATCCGGGATCAATGAAAGAACACTTCATTAGTTGGACAGAGGAACCGAGGAGGTTGGAAGAGCGTAATCACCGGTTGAGGTGCTTCTCCGCGATCGTTTGGAACTTATGGTTGGAAAGGAATAGACGGGTTTTTCAGCAAACGAGCAAAGGAGTTGAAGAAATTATCAACATGTCTTCAAATAGTGCTAAAGAGTGGAGCGATGGCGATCCCTTTAGTTGTTGA